One window of Actinomycetes bacterium genomic DNA carries:
- a CDS encoding carbon-nitrogen hydrolase family protein: MTTVVAAAVQAAPVMLDTAGTLEKVVALTEKAAADGAELVVFPETFVPGYPDWVARTLPWDDAARELYGMLLDQAVVVGSAETDLLAETAARLGVWLAVGVDEREAVGSTVYNTLLYFSPEGTLAGRHRKLVPTGGERLVWGAGDGSTLPVLETPFGRLSGLICWENYMPLARAALYARGVDIHLAPTWDDQDSWVASMRHIAKEGRMHVIGVNCAQRAADLPEGLPGRESLYSGEEEWLSRGRSVIVGPDGTILAGPAVEREEILLAELDVTAARRSRQFFDPVGHYSRPDVFHLSVDTTPRPGVSFTEQPGGE, from the coding sequence GTGACCACGGTCGTCGCGGCGGCCGTCCAGGCAGCGCCCGTCATGCTCGACACCGCTGGGACCCTCGAGAAGGTGGTGGCGCTCACCGAGAAGGCCGCGGCGGACGGGGCCGAGCTCGTCGTGTTCCCCGAGACCTTCGTCCCGGGCTATCCCGACTGGGTCGCCCGAACGCTGCCGTGGGACGACGCGGCGCGCGAGCTCTACGGGATGCTGCTGGACCAGGCCGTCGTCGTGGGCTCCGCCGAGACCGACCTGCTCGCCGAGACGGCGGCCCGGCTCGGCGTGTGGCTCGCCGTCGGGGTGGACGAGCGGGAAGCGGTCGGGTCCACCGTCTACAACACCCTGCTGTACTTCTCCCCCGAGGGCACCCTGGCCGGTCGGCACCGCAAGCTGGTGCCGACCGGTGGTGAGCGGCTGGTCTGGGGCGCCGGTGACGGCTCCACGCTGCCGGTGCTCGAGACGCCCTTCGGACGCCTCTCCGGCTTGATCTGCTGGGAGAACTACATGCCGCTCGCCCGAGCGGCGCTGTACGCCCGTGGGGTCGACATCCACCTCGCCCCGACCTGGGACGACCAGGACTCGTGGGTGGCCAGCATGCGCCACATCGCCAAGGAGGGGCGCATGCACGTGATCGGCGTCAACTGCGCGCAGCGCGCCGCCGACCTGCCGGAGGGTCTGCCGGGGCGCGAGAGCCTCTACTCCGGGGAGGAGGAGTGGCTCAGCCGCGGCCGATCGGTGATCGTCGGCCCCGACGGGACGATCCTCGCCGGCCCCGCGGTCGAGCGCGAGGAGATCCTCCTCGCCGAGCTGGACGTCACCGCGGCACGGCGGTCACGGCAGTTCTTCGACCCGGTCGGGCACTACAGCCGCCCCGACGTGTTCCACCTGAGCGTCGACACGACCCCGCGGCCGGGTGTCAGCTTCACCGAGCAGCCGGGCGGCGAGTAG
- a CDS encoding DUF1059 domain-containing protein translates to MARVIRCECGFVARGESDDEVVDTIRGHMRSDHPALYESVDRADLYSWIQVE, encoded by the coding sequence ATGGCACGAGTGATTCGCTGCGAGTGCGGCTTCGTCGCACGCGGCGAGAGCGACGACGAGGTCGTCGACACGATCCGCGGTCACATGAGGAGCGACCACCCGGCGCTGTACGAGTCGGTCGACCGCGCGGACCTCTACAGCTGGATCCAGGTCGAGTAG
- a CDS encoding saccharopine dehydrogenase NADP-binding domain-containing protein, producing MDEEHPVRRDLDVVVFGATGFVGRLVADYLAEHAPEGVRIGLAGRSKQKLEALRGGLAPRARDWPLLVADSGDRDSVEAMVWSAQVVATTVGPYARYGLPVVEACAAAGTDYADLTGEVLFVRESLARCGAPAASHGARIVHSCGFDSIPSDLGCLL from the coding sequence ATGGACGAGGAGCACCCGGTCCGGCGTGACCTCGACGTGGTGGTCTTCGGGGCGACCGGCTTCGTGGGGCGTCTCGTCGCCGACTACCTCGCCGAGCACGCGCCGGAGGGCGTACGGATCGGGCTCGCGGGCCGTTCCAAGCAGAAGTTGGAGGCGCTGCGCGGTGGGCTGGCGCCGCGCGCCCGTGACTGGCCCCTGCTCGTCGCGGACTCCGGTGACCGGGACTCCGTCGAGGCGATGGTCTGGTCCGCGCAGGTGGTCGCGACGACGGTCGGGCCGTACGCCCGCTACGGCCTTCCGGTGGTGGAGGCGTGCGCGGCCGCGGGGACCGACTACGCCGACCTCACCGGCGAGGTGCTGTTCGTGCGCGAGTCCCTGGCACGCTGCGGTGCGCCGGCCGCGTCGCACGGCGCGCGGATCGTCCACTCGTGCGGGTTCGACTCCATCCCGTCCGACCTCGGCTGCCTCCT
- a CDS encoding class I SAM-dependent methyltransferase, with amino-acid sequence MTTQARTTGEAPAFDAAAYKATTLAQWEQAAAAWHEWGPTLESWLGQATELMLDAAGVGPGAKVLDVAAGAGGQTLTAARRVGPTGRVLATDISPQILAFAEREAHDQGLTWVSTRVLDGENLDVEPGSFDAVISRVGFIYFPDQPAAFAGMLRALRPGGRLAGIVYSTPEANGFFSIPVSIIRRRAELPPPLPGQPGPFSLGAHGVASAALERAGFVDVSVQAVSAPLRMVSSAECVRFERASFGALHQMLSRLDERDQEAAWSEITERLGEFDGPDGFVGPCELLVVAGSRPGAPS; translated from the coding sequence ATGACGACTCAGGCGAGAACGACTGGCGAGGCACCGGCTTTCGATGCCGCCGCCTACAAGGCGACGACGCTGGCCCAGTGGGAGCAGGCGGCCGCCGCGTGGCACGAGTGGGGTCCGACGCTGGAGAGCTGGCTCGGGCAGGCGACCGAGCTCATGCTCGACGCGGCCGGGGTCGGGCCGGGGGCCAAGGTCCTCGACGTCGCCGCGGGAGCCGGCGGGCAGACGCTGACCGCCGCGCGGCGGGTCGGCCCCACCGGCCGCGTCCTGGCGACGGACATCTCCCCGCAGATCCTCGCCTTCGCCGAGCGCGAAGCCCACGACCAGGGGCTGACCTGGGTGAGCACCCGGGTCCTCGATGGCGAGAACCTCGACGTGGAGCCGGGAAGCTTCGACGCCGTGATCTCCCGGGTCGGCTTCATCTACTTCCCCGACCAGCCGGCCGCCTTCGCCGGGATGCTGCGCGCCCTGCGCCCGGGCGGTCGCCTCGCCGGCATCGTCTACTCCACCCCGGAGGCGAACGGGTTCTTCTCGATCCCCGTGTCGATCATCCGGCGGCGCGCCGAGCTGCCGCCGCCACTGCCGGGCCAACCCGGTCCGTTCAGCCTTGGCGCCCACGGAGTGGCCAGCGCGGCGCTGGAGCGGGCAGGGTTCGTCGACGTGTCGGTCCAGGCCGTCTCCGCGCCGTTGCGGATGGTCTCCTCGGCGGAGTGCGTCCGCTTCGAGAGGGCGTCGTTCGGCGCGCTCCACCAGATGCTCTCGCGCCTCGACGAGCGGGACCAGGAGGCCGCCTGGAGCGAGATCACCGAACGCCTCGGCGAGTTCGACGGACCCGACGGATTCGTCGGTCCCTGCGAGCTGCTCGTGGTCGCCGGGTCGCGCCCTGGGGCACCCTCGTGA
- a CDS encoding BTAD domain-containing putative transcriptional regulator, with the protein MPEQARGDAPSIRIQVCGPLVVDRAGRRVDDRLPGRQGRLLCGYLVLNRHRYVPRGELIDAIWPARPPGNVDSGLSALLSKIRQVLGTSSVDGRATLRLRLVDPWVDLEVAREAVHRAESSVAAGDWVRAWAPSQVALFAAERGLLAGEEGEETFDWLVDERRRLAETRLRALEAYGSSCLGIGGSELAAACRAGRSLVEVEPFRESGYRLLMRALAAQGNLAEALLVYDRLRRTLREELGVSPSPVTQTLFAELNS; encoded by the coding sequence GTGCCGGAACAGGCGCGCGGGGATGCTCCGTCGATCCGCATCCAGGTGTGCGGACCGCTGGTGGTCGACCGTGCCGGGCGCCGGGTTGACGATCGGCTGCCCGGTCGCCAGGGACGGCTGCTGTGCGGCTACCTCGTGCTGAACCGGCACCGGTACGTGCCTCGAGGCGAGCTCATCGACGCCATCTGGCCGGCGCGCCCTCCCGGCAACGTCGACAGCGGGCTGTCCGCCCTGCTGTCGAAGATCCGGCAGGTGTTGGGCACCTCCTCCGTCGACGGGCGCGCGACGCTGCGGCTGAGGCTCGTGGACCCCTGGGTCGACCTGGAGGTCGCGCGTGAGGCGGTCCACCGCGCGGAGTCCTCGGTCGCGGCCGGCGACTGGGTGCGGGCCTGGGCGCCCTCGCAGGTGGCGCTCTTCGCCGCCGAGCGCGGGCTGCTGGCGGGCGAGGAGGGGGAGGAGACCTTCGACTGGCTCGTCGACGAGAGACGCCGGCTCGCCGAGACGCGCCTGCGCGCTCTGGAGGCGTACGGGTCGAGCTGCCTCGGTATCGGCGGCTCGGAGCTGGCCGCGGCCTGCCGGGCCGGCCGCTCTCTCGTCGAGGTCGAGCCGTTCCGCGAGAGCGGCTACCGGCTTCTCATGCGTGCCCTCGCGGCGCAGGGCAACCTGGCGGAGGCTCTGCTGGTCTACGACCGGCTGCGTCGGACGCTTCGCGAGGAGCTCGGGGTCTCGCCCAGCCCGGTCACGCAGACCCTGTTCGCCGAGCTCAACTCCTGA